In a genomic window of Coprococcus eutactus:
- a CDS encoding MBOAT family O-acyltransferase has translation MSVISYIFIVFLLCTVLVYYIVPKKMQWGVLLIASLIFYGYAGVEYLMLVSVTAIVVYLFSLRLQKSLDEQEKLAEGADRRTARKIKAVEKTKRKKFLVMALVVVIGILVVFKAMGFIITNIKRFIPYDGLQSIPDWKLIAPMGISFYTFMMVSYLVDLYNGHITAQKNFFRYLSYVLYFPHVTQGPIARYEEVAHQLWEPHHFSMDNIMRGVWLMIWGFVKKMVIADRIAAFTNVVFGDCFSYQGGVFLLVGIAYSVQIYCDFSGCMDIVRGASECFGIVLGENFKRPYFSQTLPDFWRRWHISLGAFFREYVFYPVSTSKLFLKLNVKIRDHLGNVIGKVFAAGIPILCVWVLTGAWHGAKWNYIAWGLYHGILICMSTLFEQQLADLTGKLRINTECISWQIFRMLRTFLLCVIGRLIFMGQGIGSSVYMIKSIVLHRSRIYDIVNDFSLAEGEWRVILIGCLVLLLVSVAQEIRERSGCQEDIRDWLMRQNWLFRWLAVGIAIACVVMFGVYGSGATAAFIYEQF, from the coding sequence ATGTCAGTAATTTCATATATATTTATAGTTTTTTTGCTGTGCACAGTGCTTGTGTATTATATCGTTCCGAAGAAGATGCAGTGGGGTGTGCTCCTTATTGCCAGCCTTATATTCTATGGTTACGCGGGGGTAGAATACCTTATGCTTGTGAGTGTGACAGCGATTGTGGTATATCTGTTTTCTCTCAGACTTCAGAAGAGCCTGGATGAACAGGAGAAGCTGGCTGAGGGAGCAGACAGACGTACAGCAAGAAAGATAAAAGCAGTCGAGAAGACGAAGAGGAAGAAATTTCTTGTGATGGCGCTGGTTGTTGTCATAGGTATACTGGTGGTGTTCAAGGCCATGGGCTTTATCATAACCAATATCAAAAGGTTTATTCCGTATGATGGCCTGCAGAGCATACCGGACTGGAAGCTTATTGCACCTATGGGTATATCATTCTACACATTCATGATGGTATCTTATCTGGTGGATCTATATAACGGACATATAACAGCACAGAAGAATTTCTTCAGATATCTGTCATATGTGCTGTATTTCCCACATGTTACACAGGGACCTATAGCAAGATATGAGGAGGTTGCACACCAGCTCTGGGAACCTCATCATTTCAGCATGGATAACATCATGCGTGGTGTATGGCTGATGATCTGGGGATTTGTCAAGAAGATGGTTATTGCCGACAGGATAGCAGCATTTACAAATGTTGTGTTCGGAGACTGCTTCTCATATCAGGGAGGAGTGTTCCTCCTGGTGGGAATCGCATATTCAGTTCAGATATACTGTGATTTCTCAGGATGTATGGATATTGTCAGGGGGGCATCGGAGTGCTTTGGCATAGTACTTGGTGAGAACTTTAAAAGACCGTATTTTTCACAGACTCTTCCTGATTTCTGGAGAAGATGGCACATATCTCTCGGAGCATTTTTCAGAGAGTATGTATTCTATCCGGTATCGACATCCAAGCTTTTTCTGAAGCTAAATGTAAAGATAAGGGATCATCTGGGTAATGTGATAGGAAAAGTGTTCGCGGCAGGTATTCCTATACTGTGTGTGTGGGTGCTCACCGGTGCATGGCATGGAGCAAAATGGAATTATATAGCGTGGGGACTGTATCATGGAATACTAATATGTATGTCCACATTGTTTGAACAGCAGCTTGCCGATCTGACTGGTAAGCTTAGGATCAACACGGAGTGTATCAGCTGGCAGATATTCAGGATGCTCAGGACATTCCTTCTATGTGTCATAGGACGTCTCATCTTTATGGGACAGGGAATAGGGAGCTCAGTATACATGATTAAGTCCATAGTTCTGCACAGAAGCAGAATATATGATATAGTAAATGATTTCTCGCTGGCTGAGGGCGAGTGGAGAGTTATACTTATAGGCTGTCTGGTGTTGCTGTTAGTGTCTGTTGCCCAGGAGATAAGAGAGCGCAGCGGATGTCAGGAGGACATCAGAGACTGGCTTATGAGACAGAACTGGTTGTTCAGATGGCTGGCTGTGGGCATTGCGATAGCGTGTGTTGTCATGTTTGGAGTGTATGGCTCAGGAGCTACGGCAGCATTTATCTATGAACAGTTCTGA
- a CDS encoding SLC13 family permease: MKSRKRIIHLLIGPLLFALLCVCLPHSVFTEFETRAAVGTIIWMAYWWVTGPVDYAVTAFLPIALNAIFRMTDMSSVISNYADETILLLLGASIISVMWENTGLDKRIAITFLRLIGSSLRTQLVFWFMLAAVLSAVLPNAVVCATITPIAVAMLKYIGMDDIKNNKTASKILLTIAYATGLGGLASPLGGAMNLVTVDYIQKITGKEYMYSSWVVRFLPIMIVLILINILFTIRDVKRTEMLGGSKEYFVARYKELEPMSYEEKAALILFVLATVLAFTRQLYQGILPGLKPAYVFIICAIVSFLLTNKKGERIMVWKNVQGKIIWGLMYIFAGGLAAGTLINKSGAAEALGEYISKLDMKGGFVTVFIILTVTLLMSDVTSNTATAAVAMPLVISITQGCGLNPIPYVYVASVGVNLSYMLPTSIRAIPVGYGLSPKYMFKEGWKITVLIIVIMSIVCALLLKYWPAFSTV; the protein is encoded by the coding sequence ATGAAATCACGAAAGAGAATAATCCATCTGTTAATTGGACCGCTTTTATTTGCGCTTTTATGTGTTTGTCTGCCACATAGCGTGTTCACGGAATTTGAAACAAGGGCTGCGGTTGGAACTATTATATGGATGGCATATTGGTGGGTTACAGGACCAGTAGACTACGCGGTCACGGCGTTTCTTCCGATAGCGCTGAATGCCATATTTCGGATGACAGACATGTCGTCTGTCATATCCAATTATGCGGATGAGACAATTCTGCTTCTTCTTGGAGCATCTATTATAAGCGTTATGTGGGAGAATACGGGACTGGACAAAAGGATTGCCATCACGTTTCTCAGACTCATAGGCAGCAGCCTGCGCACCCAGCTTGTATTCTGGTTTATGCTGGCAGCGGTGTTATCTGCGGTCCTGCCGAATGCAGTGGTATGTGCCACCATCACACCTATAGCGGTTGCCATGCTGAAGTATATAGGAATGGATGATATCAAGAATAACAAGACGGCGTCTAAGATACTTCTGACAATAGCATATGCAACTGGACTTGGTGGTCTGGCATCTCCGCTCGGTGGAGCTATGAATCTTGTAACAGTTGATTACATACAGAAGATTACAGGCAAAGAATACATGTACTCGTCATGGGTTGTCAGGTTCCTTCCCATCATGATCGTACTTATTCTTATCAATATACTATTCACGATAAGGGATGTTAAGCGCACGGAGATGCTCGGTGGATCAAAGGAGTATTTTGTTGCCAGATACAAGGAGCTTGAACCTATGAGCTATGAGGAGAAAGCAGCTCTTATACTGTTTGTCCTTGCGACGGTTCTGGCATTTACGAGACAGCTCTATCAGGGAATTCTTCCAGGACTTAAGCCGGCCTATGTATTTATCATATGTGCTATAGTATCATTTCTGCTCACCAATAAAAAAGGCGAGAGGATCATGGTTTGGAAGAATGTGCAGGGCAAGATCATATGGGGGCTTATGTACATATTTGCCGGTGGCCTTGCCGCCGGAACGCTCATCAACAAATCAGGAGCTGCAGAGGCATTGGGTGAGTATATATCAAAGCTTGATATGAAGGGCGGATTTGTCACGGTATTTATCATACTGACAGTCACTCTGCTGATGTCGGACGTGACATCGAATACAGCTACAGCAGCGGTCGCCATGCCGCTTGTAATATCCATCACACAGGGATGTGGCCTGAATCCGATACCTTATGTGTATGTGGCGTCGGTGGGCGTCAATCTGTCATATATGCTGCCGACATCTATCAGAGCCATACCGGTTGGATATGGATTGTCGCCGAAGTATATGTTCAAAGAGGGGTGGAAGATTACAGTGCTGATTATAGTAATAATGTCAATTGTATGTGCATTGCTGCTAAAGTATTGGCCAGCGTTCAGCACAGTATAG